From a region of the Sminthopsis crassicaudata isolate SCR6 chromosome 6, ASM4859323v1, whole genome shotgun sequence genome:
- the LOC141547853 gene encoding double C2-like domain-containing protein gamma, translating to MAGARGEKVTMQEHMAINVSPGPIRPIRQISDYFPHFYPFAPALLRPRPAPLRALPDGAAPEPASGSLLEAKPGGSRLPPGPEQEQDGDSDDSTALGSLEFTLLLDQQNCVLHCTIHRAKGLKPLDSASIDTFVKANLLPGMSKASQLRTRTVGASRGPRWDETLTYHGFTCQDAGRKTLRLCVCQESRLRRRAEPLGELRVPLKKLAPNLTRSFDICLEKRRLTKRPSSLDTARGMALYEEEDVEAAGEERGRILLSLCYSSQRGGLLVGVLRCAHLAPMDANGYSDPFVRIFLRPNTGKKSKYKTTVRKKTLNPEFNEEFFYAGQREELAQKTLLVSVWDYDLGTANDFIGGVQLSINSTGEKLRHWRECLARSDRRLELWHPLDGAPPQLGD from the exons ATGGCTGGCGCCCGGGGGGAGAAGGTCACCATGCAGGAGCACATGGCCATCAACGTGAGCCCGGGCCCCATCCGCCCCATCCGCCAGATCTCCGACTACTTCCCGCACTTCTACCCCTTCGCCCCCGCCCTGCTCCGGCCCCGGCCCGCCCCTCTGCGCGCCCTCCCCGACGGGGCGGCCCCGGAGCCAGCCTCGGGCAGCCTTCTGGAGGCAAAGCCAGGGGGCTCTCGGCTCCCCCCGGGCCCGGAGCAGGAGCAGGACGGGGACTCGGATGACAGCA CCGCCCTGGGCTCCCTTGAATTCACCCTCCTCTTGGACCAGCAGAACTGTGTCCTGCACTGCACGATCCATCGAGCCAAG GGCCTGAAGCCTTTGGACTCGGCCTCCATCGACACCTTTGTGAAGGCAAACCTGCTGCCGGGAATGAGCAAG GCGAGTCAGCTGCGCACCCGAACGGTGGGGGCCAGCCGGGGGCCACGCTGGGACGAGACGCTCACCTACCACGGCTTCACCTGCCAGGACGCTGGGCGCAAGACTCTGCG GCTGTGCGTGTGCCAGGAGTCGCGCCTGCGGAGGCGGGCAGAGCCCCTGGGGGAGCTGCGGGTGCCCCTGAAGAAGCTGGCGCCCAACCTGACTCGGAGCTTCGACATCTGCCTGGAGAAGAGGCGCCTG ACCAAGAGGCCCAGCAGCCTGGACACTGCCAGGGGCATGGCCCTGTATGAGGAG GAGGATGTGGAAGCAGCCGGGGAGGAGCGGGGCCGGATTCTGCTGTCCCTCTGCTACAGCTCCCAGAGGGGGGGCCTGCTGGTCGGGGTCTTACGCTGCGCCCATCTGGCCCCCATGGATGCCAACGGCTACTCGGACCCTTTTGTGCGCAT CTTCCTCCGACCAAACACGGGTAAGAAGTCCAAGTACAAGACAACGGTGCGGAAGAAGACCCTGAACCCAGAGTTCAATGAG GAGTTCTTCTACGCGGGGCAGAGGGAGGAGCTCGCCCAGAAGACGCTGCTGGTGTCGGTGTGGGACTATGACCTGGGCACGGCCAACGACTTCATCG GCGGGGTGCAGCTGAGCATCAACTCCACCGGGGAGAAGCTTCGGCACTGGCGCGAGTGCCTGGCCCGCAGCGACCGGCGCCTGGAGCTGTGGCACCCGCTCGATGGAGCCCCACCCCAGCTGGGCGACTAG
- the NUDT8 gene encoding mitochondrial coenzyme A diphosphatase NUDT8, translating to MLPTLRLASRQPGPWGGNGPPTPEEAARHALSSANELRCRQLLEATTAKYRHREATAAVLVPLCLVHGDPSLLYTLRSSRLVGRHKGDVSFPGGKCDPQDQDIVDTALRETREELGLSIQEENVWGVMKPVNDRKNSIVVPVIAQVGPLESLDLTPNPQEVDDVFTMPLAHLLHPRNQGYTHFCHQGRYSYTLPIFLHGPYRIWGLTAIFTELMLEMLVPGSYRRRVSFAGPRKGETQT from the exons ATGCTGCCCACATTGCGCTTGGCGAGCCGGCAGCCCGGCCCCTGGGGCGGGAATGGCCCCCCCACCCCGGAAGAGGCCGCCCGCCACGCCCTGTCCAGTGCCAACGAACTGCGCTGCCGACAACTGCTGGAGGCCACTACGGCCAAATACCGCCACCGGGAGGCCACAGCGGCCGTGCTGGTGCCCCTGTGCCTGGTGCACGGAGATCCATCCCTGCTCTACACGCTTCGCTCCAGCCGCCTCGTGGGGAGGCACAAAGGGGACGTCAG TTTCCCAGGGGGCAAATGTGACCCTCAGGACCAGGATATTGTCGACACAGCTCTCCGGGAGACAAGGGAAGAGCTGGGCCTGTCCATCCAGGAGGAGAACGTGTGGGGTGTCATGAAGCCAGTGAATGACAGG AAAAACTCCATCGTGGTCCCGGTCATTGCCCAGGTGGGGCCCTTGGAGTCTCTGGACCTCACGCCTAACCCACAGGAG GTGGATGATGTTTTCACAATGCCGCTGGCCCACCTGCTGCACCCGCGGAACCAGGGCTACACCCACTTCTGCCATCAGGGCCGCTACAGCTACACACTGCCCATCTTCTTGCACGGCCCTTACCGTATCTGGGGGCTCACGGCCATCTTCACAGAGCTCATGCTGGAGATGCTGGTGCCGGGCTCTTACCGGCGCAGAGTCAGTTTTGCCGGGCCAAGGAAAGGAGAGACCCAGACCTAG